The following proteins are co-located in the Sulfitobacter guttiformis genome:
- a CDS encoding LysR family transcriptional regulator: MLSWEGVSEFVAVAEAQSFTAAANRLGISTAQVSRQVGALEVRLDTKLFYRTTRKVTITETGQVYYNHCRQVLEGLAEAERAVTDLHQHPKGRLNMTAPVKFGENRIAPLINDFLQRYPELEINLRLTNQRLDLVAESYDLAIRLGELEDSSMMAKRLSSRRHYTCAAPEYLAAHGTPNALSELDAHNCLQGTLGYWRFQENGTTRHTRVKGNLRCNSGASLVDAARKNLGIIQLPDYYVEADISAGRLISVLETYRRPDDGIWAIYPQNRHLSPKVRLLIDYFREGLR, from the coding sequence ATGCTAAGTTGGGAAGGTGTTTCCGAGTTTGTCGCCGTGGCCGAAGCCCAGAGCTTTACTGCCGCCGCCAACCGCTTGGGGATTTCCACTGCTCAGGTCAGCCGCCAAGTCGGCGCACTTGAGGTGCGTCTGGACACCAAACTTTTCTATCGTACAACACGCAAGGTTACGATCACCGAGACAGGGCAAGTGTATTACAACCACTGTCGCCAAGTACTCGAGGGCCTTGCCGAGGCCGAACGCGCGGTAACCGATCTGCATCAGCACCCCAAAGGTCGGCTTAACATGACCGCCCCGGTGAAGTTTGGCGAAAACCGCATCGCGCCATTGATTAACGATTTTCTGCAGCGTTATCCGGAACTTGAGATCAACCTCAGACTGACCAACCAACGACTTGATCTTGTAGCGGAAAGCTATGATCTGGCGATCCGGCTCGGTGAACTGGAAGACAGTTCGATGATGGCAAAAAGACTTTCCTCTCGCAGGCATTATACCTGTGCCGCGCCAGAATATCTTGCTGCTCATGGCACCCCAAATGCCCTATCCGAACTTGACGCCCACAATTGCTTGCAAGGCACCTTAGGCTATTGGCGATTTCAAGAAAATGGGACCACGCGGCATACCCGGGTAAAGGGAAATCTGCGCTGCAACAGTGGCGCGTCACTGGTTGATGCAGCGCGAAAAAATCTGGGGATCATTCAGTTGCCAGATTATTATGTGGAGGCAGATATTTCTGCCGGGCGCCTGATCTCTGTTTTGGAAACATACCGCAGGCCGGACGATGGTATATGGGCGATCTATCCGCAAAACCGTCATCTCTCACCAAAGGTGCGGCTGCTGATTGATTATTTTCGGGAAGGGTTGCGATGA
- a CDS encoding S-(hydroxymethyl)glutathione dehydrogenase/class III alcohol dehydrogenase, producing the protein MKCKAAVAWAANKPLSIEEIDVLPPEAGEVRIKIIASGVCHTDAFTLSGEDPEGLFPVILGHEGGGVVESIGEGVTSVAVGDHVIPLYTPECGECKFCTSGKTNLCQKIRETQGRGLMPDGTSRFYKDGQPILHYMGCSTFSEYTVLPEISLAKVNPEAPLEEVCLLGCGVTTGMGAVMNTANVEEGSTVAIFGMGGIGLSAVIGATMAKASRIIVIDINESKFDLARKLGATDFINPKDHDKPIQDVIVEMTEGGVDYSFECIGNVDVMRSALECCHKGWGESVVIGVAGAGQEISTRPFQLVTGRVWRGSAFGGVKGRSELPEYVERYMNGEFKLSDFITHTMGLNDINDAFKLMHDGESIRSVIHFGQ; encoded by the coding sequence ATTAAATGCAAGGCGGCCGTTGCTTGGGCCGCGAACAAACCGCTCTCGATTGAGGAAATCGATGTATTACCGCCGGAGGCGGGTGAAGTGCGCATCAAAATTATCGCCTCGGGAGTTTGCCACACCGATGCATTCACCCTGTCAGGTGAAGACCCCGAAGGGCTGTTCCCTGTCATTCTCGGCCATGAAGGAGGAGGGGTCGTCGAATCCATCGGCGAGGGGGTCACCAGTGTCGCCGTGGGTGACCATGTAATACCACTCTACACACCAGAATGCGGCGAGTGCAAATTCTGCACATCTGGCAAAACCAACCTCTGCCAGAAAATCCGGGAAACCCAAGGGCGCGGCTTGATGCCTGATGGGACCAGTCGTTTCTACAAGGACGGCCAGCCGATCCTGCACTACATGGGCTGCTCGACCTTTTCGGAATACACCGTTCTGCCCGAAATCTCGCTCGCCAAGGTAAACCCAGAAGCACCGCTCGAAGAGGTCTGCCTGCTGGGTTGCGGCGTAACTACTGGCATGGGTGCCGTGATGAACACGGCTAATGTCGAAGAAGGCTCGACTGTGGCGATCTTTGGCATGGGAGGCATTGGCTTGTCCGCCGTAATCGGAGCAACCATGGCCAAGGCCAGCCGGATCATCGTGATCGACATCAACGAAAGCAAGTTTGACCTGGCCCGCAAGCTGGGCGCGACCGATTTCATCAACCCCAAGGATCACGACAAGCCAATTCAGGACGTGATTGTCGAAATGACAGAAGGTGGCGTGGATTACTCATTCGAGTGTATCGGCAACGTTGATGTCATGCGCTCGGCGCTCGAGTGCTGCCATAAGGGCTGGGGTGAATCTGTGGTCATCGGTGTTGCCGGCGCAGGACAGGAAATCTCCACCCGCCCGTTCCAGCTGGTCACAGGTCGTGTCTGGCGCGGGTCGGCCTTCGGTGGCGTCAAGGGCCGGTCGGAGCTACCCGAATACGTCGAGCGTTACATGAATGGTGAATTCAAGTTGAGCGATTTCATCACTCACACCATGGGGCTGAACGATATCAACGATGCGTTCAAGCTTATGCATGACGGTGAAAGCATCCGTTCGGTCATTCATTTTGGCCAATAA
- a CDS encoding LysR family transcriptional regulator, with the protein MIEYLRHMAIFASVVDEGSFRGAAKAIGLAPSRVSETVSDLESYLGVTLLYRTTRKIALTNEGRMFYARVAEMLRSAESGLNDLNALSLEPVGALRVSMPAFMSTSSLATAIAEFVRQHPQVAISVSYTDERKDLLEDGFDVNIRVGWLDDSSMMSRKLGESDRALVAGAKYASTRPQPTHPSDLESWDWLRYKYRPDHTTLSGPDGKVVKVLGQARIEVDSIDALHHFTCQNLGVTVLPEHLAARGEAKGELVRLLPDWGLIPIGFFAVWPDTSRRESLTLLFVRFIALQQENLKKVRALE; encoded by the coding sequence ATGATCGAGTATCTGCGGCACATGGCAATCTTTGCCAGCGTTGTCGATGAAGGGTCTTTTCGAGGGGCTGCAAAGGCGATCGGCCTTGCGCCTTCGCGTGTCAGCGAAACGGTCTCTGATCTTGAAAGCTATCTTGGTGTGACCTTGCTGTACCGCACAACGCGCAAGATCGCGCTGACGAACGAGGGCCGCATGTTCTACGCACGCGTTGCAGAGATGCTGCGCAGTGCGGAAAGCGGGCTGAACGATCTTAACGCCTTGTCATTGGAACCCGTCGGTGCACTGCGGGTATCAATGCCAGCCTTCATGTCCACTTCCTCATTAGCGACGGCTATCGCAGAATTCGTTCGGCAACACCCTCAAGTGGCCATTTCGGTCTCTTACACCGACGAACGGAAAGATCTGCTGGAAGACGGATTTGACGTGAACATTCGCGTGGGATGGCTGGATGACAGTTCGATGATGTCTCGCAAACTGGGCGAAAGCGACCGGGCGCTGGTGGCGGGTGCCAAGTATGCTTCGACCCGCCCGCAACCTACGCACCCCTCTGATTTAGAGAGCTGGGACTGGCTCCGCTACAAATACCGGCCTGATCACACCACATTGAGCGGGCCTGATGGGAAAGTAGTCAAGGTTCTGGGGCAAGCGCGCATCGAAGTCGACAGCATCGACGCGTTACATCACTTCACCTGCCAGAACCTCGGCGTTACGGTCCTGCCAGAACACCTTGCCGCACGTGGTGAAGCCAAGGGTGAGCTGGTGCGCCTTCTGCCGGATTGGGGCTTGATCCCGATTGGCTTTTTCGCCGTCTGGCCGGACACGTCCCGCCGTGAGAGCCTTACGTTACTCTTCGTGCGCTTTATCGCTCTGCAACAAGAGAATTTGAAAAAAGTAAGGGCCCTTGAGTAA
- a CDS encoding nuclear transport factor 2 family protein encodes MTLNQLFASAAIVATLPLTALADSAVTKAFVLEALKNTLLAGDVAAVDQYFATDITQHNEMFANGIDAQKGVVGFLAGNGNFKADYVRMIADGDIVAVHARYEGFGETPMIGFDVFRVEDGKIVEHWDNLIPEQPANPSGRSQIDGATAITDLDQTAANKAKVKEFITRALINQEQVDFTQYINPANYAQHNPMVADGLDGFGAFMAEMAAQGISMEYTDVHQVIGEGNFVLTLSEGALGGEPTAFYDLFRVEDGLIVEHWDVIAPMPGEGAAHNEAGKF; translated from the coding sequence ATGACCCTGAACCAACTTTTTGCATCGGCCGCAATCGTTGCGACCCTGCCGCTGACCGCGCTGGCCGACAGCGCCGTCACCAAGGCCTTTGTTCTTGAAGCGCTGAAAAACACGCTGCTGGCCGGCGATGTGGCTGCGGTCGATCAGTATTTTGCCACAGACATCACCCAGCACAACGAGATGTTCGCCAATGGCATTGACGCGCAGAAGGGCGTCGTCGGCTTTCTTGCGGGCAACGGCAATTTCAAGGCCGACTATGTGCGGATGATCGCGGATGGCGACATTGTCGCCGTGCATGCCCGCTATGAGGGGTTCGGCGAAACGCCGATGATCGGCTTTGACGTCTTTCGCGTCGAGGATGGCAAGATCGTTGAACATTGGGACAACCTGATCCCCGAACAGCCCGCCAACCCTTCGGGCCGCAGTCAGATTGACGGCGCGACCGCGATCACCGATCTGGACCAGACCGCCGCCAACAAGGCCAAGGTCAAAGAGTTCATCACCCGTGCGCTGATCAACCAAGAGCAGGTTGATTTCACCCAGTACATCAATCCCGCCAACTACGCGCAACACAACCCGATGGTGGCTGACGGGCTGGACGGCTTTGGCGCTTTCATGGCCGAGATGGCCGCGCAGGGCATTTCCATGGAATACACCGATGTCCATCAGGTGATCGGCGAGGGCAACTTTGTCCTCACACTGTCTGAGGGCGCGTTGGGCGGCGAACCCACCGCCTTTTACGACCTCTTCCGCGTCGAGGACGGACTGATCGTCGAACATTGGGACGTCATCGCGCCCATGCCCGGCGAAGGGGCCGCCCATAACGAAGCCGGCAAATTCTGA
- a CDS encoding DUF2218 domain-containing protein gives MDASTFFTTPNAERYLGSLCKHFGHKVPVTHQPSFGRIELPFGQCVLCADGNGLLLTVEAPDRPQLDQTAEVISSHLDRFAFRENPDLTWTVANGTKA, from the coding sequence ATGGACGCGAGCACATTCTTCACCACTCCGAATGCGGAACGCTATCTGGGTTCACTGTGCAAACATTTCGGGCACAAAGTCCCGGTAACCCACCAGCCTAGTTTCGGACGGATCGAGCTGCCCTTCGGCCAATGCGTGCTTTGTGCTGACGGAAACGGGTTGCTCCTGACTGTTGAAGCACCTGACAGGCCGCAACTCGACCAAACCGCTGAAGTGATTTCCAGCCATCTGGACCGCTTTGCCTTCCGCGAAAATCCGGACCTGACCTGGACTGTCGCCAACGGCACCAAAGCCTGA